In Ureibacillus thermophilus, the genomic stretch AAAACGATTGTCATCGATATGTACAGCCCTTATATTTCCAAGAAGTTTTCCCTAAAGCGGAAATCATACTCGACAAATTCCATATCCTCCAACTATTTAGCAGAGCTTTAAACAAAACGCGCATCAACGTCATAAATCGGGATAAAAAGAATTACAATAAATTGAAAAAAATACTGGAAGCTCCTTCTGAAAGATCAAACAAAACTTGATTATAAGAACTATACATATCATCGTTGCTTTAAAAAGCATATGTGTGAGGTGGAGATTCTCCACTATCTCATTGATTTAGATTCTGAATTAAAAGCGTCCTATGAGTTATATCAATACGTGCAACATTGCATCAAAATCAAAGACTTTGAGCTCCTAAAGAAAACATTAGAGAATAAACAAAATATCGTTTCCCGCTATATGAAACCCGCCATCAAGACAATCAACAAATACATCAATTACGTTGAGAATACGTTGAAATACGATTATAACAACGGCATTTTAGAGGGGATTCATAACAAAATCAAAGTGATTAAACGCATTTCTTTCGGTTATCTCTGCTTCCACCATTTTAAAAATCGGATTCTGATTACCCAAAATTTAATCACAATGAAAAAAGCTTAGAGGATTCGAAGTTGCTTTAAGCTGTGCGGTTACGTATACCAGGAAAGTCACAAAATTTTTTCACCAACACTATTTGACAAAGAACCTTTTTTTATGCCCCTAACTGATCAAGGAAGCGAGGAAAAAAACTTTCTAATTTTACTACTTGAAAAAAATGAAAATATGGTTATAATATAATTTGTACTCAATCAATATAACTTTATTAAGATCGTTCCGAAGTAGCTCAGTGGTAGAGCAATCGGCTGTTAACCGATTGGTCGTAGGTTCGAATCCTACCTTCGGAGCCATTTTTTTTGCCTTTTTTTATCTCCTATCTTTATACCATCCTCTATAAATGCAATTCTCATAATCCTACCTTATAAACTATCAACCTTTTTTATTCTTCCGTCATTAAACCAAGAATGTTAATAGGGATAGTGATTGTTTTATAATAAAATAATTTTCCCCATAGATATCATCTTTATCAAAAGTTATTTCAGTAAAAACATCATACTAAAATAATTTAGTATTTACCCCCATAATCCTTTTGAATTTGAGAGATATGTATAATAAAAAAACTTAAAAAAATTATAGAATTTTAATCATAAATAATAAAAACAAATAGTATATTATACAAAACATTACTGTCTATTAACTTCGAGTGAGATAAAGAAAGAAGGGGGAAGTTGTTTGGGGCCGATTTTAGAAATAGAAAACGTTTCATTGCATTTTGGAGGAGTGAAAGCTTTAGATCAAGTTTCATTTCACATTAATGAGGGAGAAATATTCTCGCTTATTGGTCCAAACGGGGCGGGAAAAACAAGTATGTTGAATTGTATCAGCGGACTGTATCGGCCGACAAGCGGCTCCATCCGCTATAAAGGAAAAGATATTACGAACATGAAGCCTTATGAACGAACGACATTAGGTATTGCGCGGGCATTCCAAAATATTGCTTTATTTGCGCATATGTCAGTGTTGGACAATATTAAATTGGGAAGACATACATTAATGAAATCCGGCGTGTTTAGCGGCGGAATTTATGTTGGAAAGGCATCAAAGGAAGAAATTGAACATCGCGAAAAAGTGGAAGAAGTGATTGAATTTTTGGAGCTGCAAGATATTCGCCACAAACCGGTGGGAACCCTTCCTTATGGGCTTCAAAAACGGGTTGAAGTAGGACGGGCATTAGCATTGAACCCGGAGCTTATATTATTGGATGAACCGATGGCAGGAATGAACGGCGCGGAAAAGGAAAGAATGTCGCAATTTATATTGGATATGCATGAAGTAATGAATACGACAGTAGTTCTGATTGAACATGATTTAGGGGTAGTTATGAGTCTATCTCATCACATTGCGGTGCTAGACTTCGGTAAACTGATAGGGTTTGGCACGCCAACTGAAGTTCGAGAAAATCCGGATGTGATTAAGGCTTATATCGGAGAGGAAACCGTCTTGGAAGGGGGAAAAGCATGATTAAAGAGGCGACGCTGCCATCTCTATTAATTGAACGCGCCAATCAAGATTTCTCTGGGGTGGCCTTTAGGCAAAAACAATTAGGGATATGGAAAGAAATCACTTGGAATGAATATTTAGAGAATGTGAAAAAACTATCTATTGTTTTACAAAAACATTATAACTTTAAAGCGGGGGAAATCCTTGCAATCATCGGAGAAAATAAGCCTGAGTGGATATATGCCCAACTTGCTGTCCATACCATAGGCGGCATAGCTGTTGGAATCTACCAGGAATCTTTGCCGGAGCAAATTCAATACTATTTGAATGATACAAAGCCGAGAATCGTCATTGTTGAAGATCAGGAGCAAGTCGATAAATTATTGTCGATAGAAAAGGAAATTCCTTTTGTTGAACATATCGTTTACTATGACGTTCGGGGCTTGAGGCATTATCAGCATTCAAAGTTAGCATCCATGAAGGAATTATTAAAAATGGGAGAGGAACTCTTAAAAGAGCATCCTTCTTTCTTTGAAGAAGCGATTCGCTTTTTAAGCGACCAACAAGAAGCGCTTATTGCATATAGTGCAGCCACAAGCGGAGATCCAAAAGCAGCTGTATATACCCATTATCAATTAATTGAAGCTGCCAAAAACTTAATTCAATTGGATGAAATGAAAAAAACGGATGACTATTTTTCCTTTCTCCCACTTTCATGGATTCATGAACAAATAATGAGTATCGTCATTCCAATGTTGACTGGACACACCGTAAATTTCCCGGAACGGCCAGATACGGTGATTGGCGATTTAAGGGAAATTGGGCCCCAAACGATAATAGCTTCTCCAAGAGTGTATCAATCAATTATGTCAAACGTGCAGGTGCGTATAGAGGGAGCAAGCTGGTTCAAAAGAAAAGTCTATTATTTTTTCAAAAAATATGGGGACAAACGGGCAAAGGCAAAATTGGAAAAAACCCGCTTATCTGCCATGGATCGATTCATGTACTTCCTAGGAGATGCCATAGTCTTTAGTGCAATTCGCGATCATTTAGGATTTGCAAGAACGAAAAGAGCCTATGTGGTCGGCGCAGCACTACATCCTGAAGCTCTCTATTTTTATCATAGCATAGGGGTGAATATAAAACAGACTTATGGCGGAACAGAAGTTGCAGGAATGGCCATTGTTCAACGGGATGATGACATTAAAGCAGGCAGTTCTGGTTTAGCACTTCCGAATACAGAAGTAAAAATTGAGGAAGATGGTCTTGTTTATTTAAAAAATAATGCCATCTTTTCTAGATACTTAAAAGAAGAACATCAGAAATTGATTGTGGATGGATGGATTTCTCTCGGGGATAAAGGTTTCCTTGATAAAGATGGTCATTTATTTATCTTAGACCGACAAGAAGATGTTATCTACATGCCAAAAGGAGAAATATATCCTCACAAGATTGAAAATATATTAAAAACTAGTCCATATATTCAAGAAGCGGTTGTGTTTGGAAAAAACCGTCCATTTTTAACGGCATTTATCAATATTGACATGATGACGGTTGGAAGATGGGCAGACAAACAGCGGGTGATATATACAGAATATTCTGATTTATCAGTTAATAATCAAGTGATTGAATTAATCCAGCAGGAAATAATCAGAGTAATGGACGAATTGCCGCCGCAAGAAAGGGTGAAAAAATTCATCTTATTACACAAACCATTATCAGCGGATGCTGGAGAACTTACAAGAACATTAAAAATTAGAAGAAACTATGTGGAAAACACTTATAAAGAATTGATTGATGCGATGTATTCCCGTCATGAAACTATTCAAGTGCGATTATCAGAAAAAGATTCTATGAAGGAAATCCAGCTGCGCATCATTCAATTGGAGCAGAATTTGGAGGTGCCTGAGGATGTTCTTCTTGCAAATGCTTATTAATGGAATAGTTGTTGGCAGCATCTACGGTCTAGTTGCATTAGGATTTGTTTTAATTTACCGGGCAAGTGGAGCGTTAAACTTAGCAAATGGCGAATTTGTATTATTTGGTCCATATATTTGTTTAGTACTGATGACAGCATTGAATGTGCCGTTTCTTGTTGCGTTTATTGGTACGTTAATCATAAGCGCAATCTTGGGATTAGTTGTGGAGCGACTAGTCATTCGGCAATTACAAAATGCACCAACCATCTCGGTTATTATGGCGACTCTTGGATTATCCAGTTTACTCGCAGGTGCTGTTCACATTATTTGGGGTCATACAACAAGAACATTCCCTCCTGTATTTCCTCAGACACCGTTAAATTTAGGAGGCATCATTGTAACGCCCGTCTACTTATGGTCTTTCATTATTGTCATGATTCTATTAATCATCTTTTCATTATTCTTCAAGTTTTCCAAAATCGGACTTGCAATGCGGGCAGTGGCTGATGACCGGCAAGCCGCTTTATCGATGGGGATGAGCGTGAAATTTGTATTGGCGGTAACTTGGATCATCGCCGCAATGGTAGCTGGAATTGGAGGAATATTGCTAGGAAATATTAATGGCGTTAATCCAACCATGTCAGCTATCGGTTTAACCGTTTTGCCTGTCGTAATTCTTGGAGGACTTGATAGTGTCATCGGTGCGATTGTTGGAGGATTTCTCATTGGCATCATTCAAAACTTAGCAGGAGGATATTTAGATCCTCTCGTAGGGGGAGGCTTAAAAGACGTAGTACCATTTATTGTCGTTCTTTTAATTTTAATGTTAAAACCGCATGGATTATTTGGCAGCCGCGGTATTGAGAGGGTGTAATGGATGAGGAATTTGTTTGTAAGAGAATGTGGAAATTACAAAACTTCCTATAAAGAAGATATGAAACTTTTTGGTACAAAGAGCGAATTCATAAAATGGCTCATTCTAATAGTGATCTTGCTGACACTGCCATTTTACGCATCCAACTATTGGGTGGGGATGCTGACTTTGTGCGCCATTTCTGCAATTGGTGCAATCGGATTGAACATTTTAACCGGATTTACCGGCCAGATTTCAATAGGAGTGGGAGCTTTTTTAGGAGTTGGAGGATATACAACAGCCATTCTTACAACCACTTATGGTTTAAGTTTCTGGATATCTCTTCCACTTGCAGGGATTGTTACAGCTGTCGTCGGCGGTTTGTTTGGAATTCCTTCCCTTCGTCTGAAAGGCCTGTATTTAGCTATCGCAACCCTTGCAGCTCAAGTGATTATTACATTTATCATCAGCCGATGGGATAGCGTCACAGGCGGGACAGCAGGCATGGTTTTAAGCCGCCCGACCATTGGAAATTTTACGTTTATGTCTAATTCTTCTTACTATTATTTATCCATCATTATTTTAATTTTAACGGTCCTTTATTCCGTCAACTTATTGAGAACGAGAGTAGGCCGAGCCTTTTTAGCGGTGCGGGATCGGGATATTGCAGCGCAAATTATGGGGATTAATCTGTTTTATTATAAAGTCTTGGCTTTTATCATCAGCTCTTTCTTTGTAGGAATTGCTGGTGCATTGCTAGCACATTACACAATGATTGTAAGCCCTGAGCTTTACAATATCCAAGTTTCCATTCAATATCTCGCCATGGTGCTCATTGGCGGACTAGGAAGTATTCTTGGATCAATTTTAGGAGCAATCTTTATTACGTTATTGCCGGTTGGGCTCACATCTGTTGTTGATTTATTAACTGCTTACATGCCAAATCTTTATCAATTATTCTCAGCTTTTAAGGAATTTGTATTTGGTTTGGCAATTATTCTATTTTTAATTTTTGAGCCAGGGGGATTAGATCATATATGGCAAAACATTAAACATTATTTCAAAGTTTGGCCATTTTCTTACTAAAGTTTATAACCAAATTTAAATATATAAAAAACAAGGGGGATTTCACGTTGAAACACAAAAGTTTATTGGGGATTTTATTAGGGGTGTTCTTACTCCTTCTAGCGGCTTGCGGAGGTGAAGATTCTGCAAGTACAAGCACTTCATCCGACAGCTCATCAAGTTCTAGCGATAGCAGCGGCAAACGCACAGTAGTTGTTGGTGGATTGTATGATATCACCGGAGGCACTGGAGATGTAGGGACTCCATATGCGGAAGGGGAAAAAGCGTATTTTGAGTATTTGGAAATGAAAGGTGGAGTAGAAGGGCTTAACTTAAAATTAGTCGGCAAAGACTATGCTTACCAAATTCCAGAAGCCCAAAAACTTTATCAAGAATTGCGTGACAAAGAAAAGGCTGTCGCGATTTTAGGTTGGGGTACTGGCGACACTGAGGCATTAAGACAACAAGTTGCTGCTGACCAATTGCCGTTCATTTCAGCATCCTACTCTGAAAACTTAAAAAATCTTGATGAGAGTCCATACAACTTTTTAACAGCTGCATCCTATTCCGACCAAGGACGCGCTATTCTGAAATGGATTGTAGAGAATCATGAAGGAGATAACCCTCCTACATTGGCGCTGCTTTACAATGATACAGCTTTCGGCCGTTCTCCAATTGAAGACATCAAAGCCTATGCAAAAGAAGTTGGAGTGGAAGTGGTGGATGAACAAGTAATTGATGTTCAAGCAACAGAAGCGCAATCTCAATTGTTAAATATGGAAAAGAAAAATCCTGATTATGCGATTATCCAACAAACTTGGGGTGCAACTGCGACAATTTTACGAGATGCTAAAACATTAGGCATCGACACGCAATTTATCGGATTAAACTGGGCAGCCGGTGAAGGAATTATTGATATTGTCGGTGCCGATGTGGCAGAAGGGTATATTGGCATTCTTTCACATGCTTTCCCATACGAAGATATGCCAGGCATGGCAGAGATGAAAGAATATTTAGATGCAAAAGGCAAAACAATCGATGACATCAACCAAAAATTCGTGCAAGGATGGGTAGCAGCAAAAATTATGGTAGAAGCCATTAAAATTGCTGCAGAAAAATATCCAGAAGGAGATTTAACCGGCCCACAAATTCGCGAAGGGCTTGAGGCAATTCAAAATCTAGATTTAGGCGGACTTGCTGCTAACGTATCATTTGCTCCAGACAACCATGCAGGTACTGAAAAGACTCGTTTAGGAATTGTGAAAAACGGAAAATGGGAACCAATCACAGATTACTTCAGCTATAGAGACTAATAAAGATGTTGAAAAAGGGACAAACAATCATGTCCCTTTTCTCTTTAATGGTGATGAAAGGGGAGAAAAAATGCTCCAAGTAAGCAATTTAGAAGCGGTATATCAAAAAATGATTCTAGCGTTGCGGGGAATATCGCTGCACGTGAAAGAAGGCCAAATTGTTGCCCTGCTTGGCAGCAATGGAGCAGGGAAATCGACAACATTAAAAGCCATTTCCGGCCTTTTAGGAGCGGAAGATGGACATATTACTGACGGGACCATTGAATTTCAAGGGGAATTAATTCACAATACTTCACCTGACCAATTGGTGAAAAAGGGCATCTTTTTATGTATGGAAGGTCGTCGAATCTTTAAAGATTTAACGGTGGAAGAAAATTTGTATGCAGGCGCCTATACAAGAAAAGATCGTTCCAGCATTAAAAAAGATATAGATAAAATTTACGAATACTTTCCAAAACTAAAAATGCTCGAACATCGAAAAGCAGGCTATTTATCAGGTGGAGAGCAGCAAATGTTGGCCATTGGAAGAGGATTAATGGCAAAGCCAAAATTACTACTCCTGGATGAACCATCACTAGGTATTGCTCCATTGCTTGTGAAAGAAATTTTTGAAAACATCAAGAAAATTAACGAGGAAGAAGGATTGACCATTCTAGTAGTTGAGCAAAATGCGAACATCGCCCTTTCCATTGCTGATTATGGTTATATTATTGAAAATGGAAGAGTTGTAATGAAGGGAGAGGCTTCAGCTTTATTAGAAGATAAAACGATCAGCGAACATTATTTAGGTTCAGGGAAAGATCTGAAAGAAGGAAGAAGCTATCGACAACGCCAACGAGTTGTATGGTAATGATAGCAGCTTTTTGAGAGAACTCTCCCGCCTTATTGATAGTAAAGGGAAGGTCAATCTAAAAGGTGGGAGATGAATCATGGATAGAGTAGTGTTTGCATCAACTTATATGGGCAGCGTATCATTCTTCAAAAGTATGTTTATTTAGTTACACTAGTGTCGCAAAAAAATATCAATAGACATAATAAATCTGAATTTTCTGCAACTATATTTTTTCGATCGGGGATACTTAGATTATGAGCGATTTGACCGTATGACGGATGAAAAATAAAATCTGAAAGTTCCAAACTTATTTATGCGACGTTAGTGTTTTTTAGAAAAAAATTATTTTTTTCTATTGCATAGTTAAAAAAAACATGATAATATTGTTCTTGTCTTGCGGAAAGGCAAATGGCCCCTTGGTCAAGTGGTTAAGACACCGCCCTTTCACGGCGGTAACACGGGTTCGAATCCCGTAGGGGTCATTATTTATTTTAGGAGGATTAGCTCAGCTGGGAGAGCATCTGCCTTACAAGCAGAGGGTCGGCGGTTCGATCCCGTCATCCTCCACCATATGAATTTTTGGAGGGGTAGCGAAGTGGCTAAACGCGACGGACTGTAAATCCGTTCCCTTTGGGTTCGGCGGTTCGAATCCGCCCCCCTCCACCAGTTATTGGGGTATAGCCAAGTGGTAAGGCAACGGATTTTGATTCCGTCATGCCCAGGTTCGAATCCTGGTACCCCAGCCATTGTTAAATGAAAAACTCGGATATGTAACCCTTCAATAAAGTGTTAAATGAATAGTTATAACAAATGAGATCCTTTACTCAGTACGAGTAAAGGATTTTTTTCGATTTTAAAACGATTGGAGTAACGAAAAACGGAGATTACTTTGCACAAACTATTCTCCAGAATCCCTTTTAGATTATATCAATTAAATATTATGCAGCTCTTAAAAATTTTTTTAGCATTTTGTTTATATCGTTTAGCTATATGAAGTGAATATTTATACAGAATTGTGTCGAGTTGAGTCACTATATATACCTAACATAAAATTAAAGTATAACTAGGGGGTGTTATTTTGAATCGAAAAAAAATTTCAATTATTGGGGTACCATCAGATTATGGTCAGCAGCGTCGAGGTGTAGATATGGGGCCTAGTGCAATGAGATATGCCGGGGCAATTGAGAGGTTGGAAAAATTAGGTTATGATGTGGTGGATGAAGGAAATGTATCTGTCCGTAAATTAGAGAAAAGTAAACGAAATGACCATAAATTATTAAATTTAGAGGAAGTATTAGACGTTAGTGAACAATTGGCAAAGAAAGTTGATGAAGTGATTGAACAAGGAAGATTTCCAGTCATTCTTGGAGGAGATCACAGCATTTCCATCGGTTCCATAGCAGGTATAAGAAAACATTATCAAAATTTAGGTGTGATTTGGTTTGATGCACATACAGACATTAATACACCTGAGACAACGCCATCCGGTAATATCCATGGAATGCCTTTAGCGATTAATCTTGGACTCGGGGATGAACGATTAATCAATATTGCGAAAGGTGCGCCTTTCTTAAAATTTGAGAACGTTGTTATTATTGGTGCCCGTTCGATTGATGAAGGGGAAAGAGAGTTAATTAAAAATAAAAAAATTAAAATATTTACAATGCATGAAATAGACCGAATGGGCATGTCTAAAGTAATTGAAGAAACGGTGGCTTATTTAAAGGCTCGCCAAGTGGATGGTGTGCATATTTCTATTGATTTAGATGCACTAGACCCAATCTATACGCCGGGAGTTGGAACGCCAGTACCTGGAGGTATTACGTATCGGGAAAGCCATTTAGCGATGGAAATGTTGGAAGAGGCAAAAATCATTACATCATGCGAATTTGTGGAAGTGAATCCCATTCTTGATGAGCGCAATAAAACTGCTGATACGGCAGTTGCGCTAATGGGTTCGTTGCTCGGAGAAAAATTAGTGTAAAAATCACTATTTATTTCTATATATTAACTATTCTATACTTTATTAGAAATAAAAATTTTTTTAAGAAAAATGAAACTTTTTATGGTATTCGTTCGTACACTATTTAACCTACAAAAGGTGGAGAGTTAATGCATGGATGCGTTAGTGAAAAAGAGAATAAAGCAAGTGCTGAAAGGGGATCAAAATGCGTTTGCAGATATTGTGAGCCTTTACCAGCACAAGTTGTACCAAATTTGCTACCGAATGCTTGGAAATAAACAAGAGGCTGAAGATATCGCCCAAGAGGCTTTTGTTCGAGCCTACATCAATCTGCATACGTTCGATTCTAAGAAAAAGTTTTCGACATGGCTTTATCGAATCGCAACGAACCTTTGTATCGACCGGATTCGTAAAAAGAAGCCGGATTATTATTTAGATGCAGAGGTAGAAGGAACTGATGGATTGAATATGTATTCTCATATTGCTAATGATGAACAGTTACCGGAAGATGCAACTCTTCAAATGGAATTTCAAGAACGCATCCAATATGAAATTAGCAGATTGCCTGAAAAATATCGTACGGTAATTGTATTAAAATATATCGAAGAATGTTCGCTTCAAGAAATCAGCGAAATCCTTGATTTACCACTAGGAACAGTGAAAACTAGAATTCATAGAGGTCGTGAAGCATTAAGAAAGCAGTTAAACGAACTGTAAGGGGGGAATTGCATGAATACGTGTCCACCACAAATTATTGAATTTATGCACGAGTACTTGGATGGAGACATTAGCCGTGAACACGAACAAGAACTTAAGCAGCATTTGAAGACCTGTACGGCATGTCAGGAACATATGCATCAATTAAGTGATGCAGTAGCATTTATAAAAAGTGCGGCACAAGTTACGGCACCTCCACATTTTGAAAAATCAGTGATGAAGCGTCTTCCACGGCCAAAAAGTCGAGTGGGTATACAAAAATGGTTGCGAAGACATCCGTTCTTAGTAGCGGCGGCTATGTTTATTCTATTTATGAGTGCAACGCTGTTTGGAAGCTTTCATGATGATAAATTTTCCGTAACGAAGCAACCGAATTTAATTGTTGAAGGTCAAACTGTGATTGTTCCAAAAGGTGAAGTGGTGAAAGGAGATGTCGTTGTTAAAAATGGAGATATTGTCGTTGAAGGAGAAGTTGACGGCAATGTGATTGTTATAAATGGAGAGTATATGGCATCATCAGCAGTGGTGACTGGACAAATAGAAGAAATTGACCAAATATTTGAGTGGGTATGGTATGAGGTTAAACGAATGTCAAAGGATTTATTTGTCCCATTAAATAAGGAAAATGATTAACATGATGGAAGGGGGCGTCTGAAAAGTTGAGACGTCCCCTTTGCGGCTTTAGCTAGTGCTTCGCCGCAGATAAATTGAAATGAGGAGGCGCTTTTTGTGACCACCGCAGGGAAAGTTTTTAAGAGAATATTCCTATAAGAAGTAAGGCTGTTTCCGAAAGTGTTCGACTTTCTGGACAGCCTCTTCTTTTTTATTTCAGTACAAATCCGTTTTTTCTGCTTTGTGAAAATATAAGAAACATTTATGAAAAAGTTTCGTTATTCTAAAAGGCTGAAAGGATTTGATTATGATATACTTGTTTTGTTAATAG encodes the following:
- a CDS encoding transposase, whose protein sequence is MWISWRTGITCPQRVFLTVFQEGERCGKNDCHRYVQPLYFQEVFPKAEIILDKFHILQLFSRALNKTRINVINRDKKNYNKLKKILEAPSERSNKT
- a CDS encoding AMP-binding protein, with the protein product MIKEATLPSLLIERANQDFSGVAFRQKQLGIWKEITWNEYLENVKKLSIVLQKHYNFKAGEILAIIGENKPEWIYAQLAVHTIGGIAVGIYQESLPEQIQYYLNDTKPRIVIVEDQEQVDKLLSIEKEIPFVEHIVYYDVRGLRHYQHSKLASMKELLKMGEELLKEHPSFFEEAIRFLSDQQEALIAYSAATSGDPKAAVYTHYQLIEAAKNLIQLDEMKKTDDYFSFLPLSWIHEQIMSIVIPMLTGHTVNFPERPDTVIGDLREIGPQTIIASPRVYQSIMSNVQVRIEGASWFKRKVYYFFKKYGDKRAKAKLEKTRLSAMDRFMYFLGDAIVFSAIRDHLGFARTKRAYVVGAALHPEALYFYHSIGVNIKQTYGGTEVAGMAIVQRDDDIKAGSSGLALPNTEVKIEEDGLVYLKNNAIFSRYLKEEHQKLIVDGWISLGDKGFLDKDGHLFILDRQEDVIYMPKGEIYPHKIENILKTSPYIQEAVVFGKNRPFLTAFINIDMMTVGRWADKQRVIYTEYSDLSVNNQVIELIQQEIIRVMDELPPQERVKKFILLHKPLSADAGELTRTLKIRRNYVENTYKELIDAMYSRHETIQVRLSEKDSMKEIQLRIIQLEQNLEVPEDVLLANAY
- a CDS encoding ABC transporter substrate-binding protein translates to MKHKSLLGILLGVFLLLLAACGGEDSASTSTSSDSSSSSSDSSGKRTVVVGGLYDITGGTGDVGTPYAEGEKAYFEYLEMKGGVEGLNLKLVGKDYAYQIPEAQKLYQELRDKEKAVAILGWGTGDTEALRQQVAADQLPFISASYSENLKNLDESPYNFLTAASYSDQGRAILKWIVENHEGDNPPTLALLYNDTAFGRSPIEDIKAYAKEVGVEVVDEQVIDVQATEAQSQLLNMEKKNPDYAIIQQTWGATATILRDAKTLGIDTQFIGLNWAAGEGIIDIVGADVAEGYIGILSHAFPYEDMPGMAEMKEYLDAKGKTIDDINQKFVQGWVAAKIMVEAIKIAAEKYPEGDLTGPQIREGLEAIQNLDLGGLAANVSFAPDNHAGTEKTRLGIVKNGKWEPITDYFSYRD
- a CDS encoding anti-sigma factor family protein, with translation MNTCPPQIIEFMHEYLDGDISREHEQELKQHLKTCTACQEHMHQLSDAVAFIKSAAQVTAPPHFEKSVMKRLPRPKSRVGIQKWLRRHPFLVAAAMFILFMSATLFGSFHDDKFSVTKQPNLIVEGQTVIVPKGEVVKGDVVVKNGDIVVEGEVDGNVIVINGEYMASSAVVTGQIEEIDQIFEWVWYEVKRMSKDLFVPLNKEND
- a CDS encoding ABC transporter ATP-binding protein, with product MGPILEIENVSLHFGGVKALDQVSFHINEGEIFSLIGPNGAGKTSMLNCISGLYRPTSGSIRYKGKDITNMKPYERTTLGIARAFQNIALFAHMSVLDNIKLGRHTLMKSGVFSGGIYVGKASKEEIEHREKVEEVIEFLELQDIRHKPVGTLPYGLQKRVEVGRALALNPELILLDEPMAGMNGAEKERMSQFILDMHEVMNTTVVLIEHDLGVVMSLSHHIAVLDFGKLIGFGTPTEVRENPDVIKAYIGEETVLEGGKA
- a CDS encoding ABC transporter ATP-binding protein translates to MLQVSNLEAVYQKMILALRGISLHVKEGQIVALLGSNGAGKSTTLKAISGLLGAEDGHITDGTIEFQGELIHNTSPDQLVKKGIFLCMEGRRIFKDLTVEENLYAGAYTRKDRSSIKKDIDKIYEYFPKLKMLEHRKAGYLSGGEQQMLAIGRGLMAKPKLLLLDEPSLGIAPLLVKEIFENIKKINEEEGLTILVVEQNANIALSIADYGYIIENGRVVMKGEASALLEDKTISEHYLGSGKDLKEGRSYRQRQRVVW
- a CDS encoding branched-chain amino acid ABC transporter permease; translation: MFFLQMLINGIVVGSIYGLVALGFVLIYRASGALNLANGEFVLFGPYICLVLMTALNVPFLVAFIGTLIISAILGLVVERLVIRQLQNAPTISVIMATLGLSSLLAGAVHIIWGHTTRTFPPVFPQTPLNLGGIIVTPVYLWSFIIVMILLIIFSLFFKFSKIGLAMRAVADDRQAALSMGMSVKFVLAVTWIIAAMVAGIGGILLGNINGVNPTMSAIGLTVLPVVILGGLDSVIGAIVGGFLIGIIQNLAGGYLDPLVGGGLKDVVPFIVVLLILMLKPHGLFGSRGIERV
- a CDS encoding branched-chain amino acid ABC transporter permease; amino-acid sequence: MRNLFVRECGNYKTSYKEDMKLFGTKSEFIKWLILIVILLTLPFYASNYWVGMLTLCAISAIGAIGLNILTGFTGQISIGVGAFLGVGGYTTAILTTTYGLSFWISLPLAGIVTAVVGGLFGIPSLRLKGLYLAIATLAAQVIITFIISRWDSVTGGTAGMVLSRPTIGNFTFMSNSSYYYLSIIILILTVLYSVNLLRTRVGRAFLAVRDRDIAAQIMGINLFYYKVLAFIISSFFVGIAGALLAHYTMIVSPELYNIQVSIQYLAMVLIGGLGSILGSILGAIFITLLPVGLTSVVDLLTAYMPNLYQLFSAFKEFVFGLAIILFLIFEPGGLDHIWQNIKHYFKVWPFSY
- the sigW gene encoding RNA polymerase sigma factor SigW translates to MDALVKKRIKQVLKGDQNAFADIVSLYQHKLYQICYRMLGNKQEAEDIAQEAFVRAYINLHTFDSKKKFSTWLYRIATNLCIDRIRKKKPDYYLDAEVEGTDGLNMYSHIANDEQLPEDATLQMEFQERIQYEISRLPEKYRTVIVLKYIEECSLQEISEILDLPLGTVKTRIHRGREALRKQLNEL
- the rocF gene encoding arginase: MNRKKISIIGVPSDYGQQRRGVDMGPSAMRYAGAIERLEKLGYDVVDEGNVSVRKLEKSKRNDHKLLNLEEVLDVSEQLAKKVDEVIEQGRFPVILGGDHSISIGSIAGIRKHYQNLGVIWFDAHTDINTPETTPSGNIHGMPLAINLGLGDERLINIAKGAPFLKFENVVIIGARSIDEGERELIKNKKIKIFTMHEIDRMGMSKVIEETVAYLKARQVDGVHISIDLDALDPIYTPGVGTPVPGGITYRESHLAMEMLEEAKIITSCEFVEVNPILDERNKTADTAVALMGSLLGEKLV